The nucleotide window ATAGTCAAGGAAATGTAATACCTGAGAGACCGAGATTCATTGCAAGGATGTACTTTTGCATATACTTCTTTTTGCATCTGTTTTTGGATCCCTGATTCGGGCTCTTCCTTCACTTCTTCTAGCTCTTTCTTGAAATCTTCCTTGAACACGCTGAAATATTGCTTACTTTTGTTCTCAACAGTTTCCTCAAGCTTTTGTATATCTTGCCCGAATTCTAACTTCAGCTCTTCCTTAGCTCTCTTGAAAGCTTCCTTGAACTCGCTTATCAGCTCTGTCTTTAGATCTTCCTTAATTTGTTTGTTTATCCGCTCTTTCGTGTGAACTTCCTCGCTTTTGTTCCTTTTCACCTTTTCCTGAAGCTTTTTAACCTTTTTCTCAAGGCTTTGTACTCGTTCATCTGTGTTCACTTTAACCTGTCAAAAGAAACAAATGCAACGGTGCACATAGTTCCTAATCAAATAGGTTGAGAATTCCAATTATGCATGTGCTCCATCTCCATAAAGAATTTGAACAAACAAAGACTAGATCAATATGCCTAATTATTTCACCAAATCAGGTTTCGAATGTCACTGTGGTTGAATCAATATGCCTACCTGTATGATGTCTTTAAACTGGATTAGCACGTCACAGATGGAAGAAGGAAGGGCAACCGAAGACCCTTCCAGAGGCGTCTCATCTCTTGTTATGCTTGTGTTTCTAAAAAAAGCAAGAACAAAATGAAGAACCAAACTAAGATTAATCAGATGTACGTGTGTGTGCATTCTGTTATGAAATAAGATGAACAACTCACCCGTTGTGCTCATGCTTTCTCTTCTTTCCCATGGCGACGTCCCTGTGACCACTGACCAAGCTAGCTAGGTGCTCTTCGTTCTCTCGTTAGAAATCGCAGCATATGAGAACGCAAGACATAGGAAATCAATAGGTTCTCTTTTGAGATACCTCATAACTGTGTGAACCACCCAATGATCGGCTCTGGAGTTGTCTTCAACCTCTCGCTGGTGTGCCGCTCTGCCAAATCTAGTCGGCACCACACCGCGATCGACTCCTGAGGGTCGTCTCTGCGGCAGGCCGCACAGCGTCACCCTCCGCTCGcagccccgtcgccgccgccagcCCCTCCCCTCCGGTTTGCCACTGCAGGTTTCTTTGCTGGGGAGTGAGGAGTGAAGTGGTTAGTGAGTGCTACTTTCTTTGCTGGGGAGCGAGGACTGAGGAGTGAAGTAGTGATATACCTcctccattccaaattactcgtcgcaaaAATGGTtatatctagaactaaaatatatGTAGATATATTCATACCTGCGATAAGTAATTCGGAACGAAGGAAGTACTCACCTTTCCTATGACACAAGAGTATCAACAATCTCTTGTGAGCAAGCTCGGATGGCCGCGGGCCGGTACTCAAATGACGGATCGAGAGACTGCGCGCTCGCCTCGGCTGCCGCTCGCGTCGGCGCTGGCCGCCGACACCGGCCTTTCCCGCCCCGCCGGCCCCTTCCCACCCGCTTCCTCCGCCAGTGCGCCCCCCGTGGCGCGTCCCTCCTCCCTTGCTCGCCGCCTCTCCTCCTGCTACCGCCCTCGGACTGCTCTTGCTgggcggatctggcggctgaggaggACCTGGCCGAGGCTGCGGCGGCCGCGGCGGGCCTGCCTCGCCGTCCTCGCCGCTTTGGGGACCGTTTTGCCGAGTGCCTCGCCCCCGTGCTCGGGCTACCGTCCATGCCATTCGCTTCTTCCCCGCCCCGCCTTCCTCATTATAAAGTTTTCTAGGCATAGATGGGGGCGTCGGACAACACCAAAGGCCTGGCGCTAGCGGTCGCCTCCAGCGCCTTCATCGGCGCCGGCTTCATCCTCAAGAAGATCGGCCTCATGCGCGCCGGCAAGTGCGGCGTCCGCGCAGGTACCTCCGCCCCACTGTCTCTTCCTCTCTCTTCCCCCTTGCCCGATTCCCGATCACAGCCGGCCGCTCCTCCACCGACCGGGTCCTCTGGTCTACGCCGTGCCGCGCTGCCTCGGTCAATTTTGAATCTTACGGCCGCTCCGACCTGGCCCGGCCAACTAACTCTTCGGATCTCGACGCCCCCTTCGATCCGTGGAACAATGGCGTCTGGATCGGGCCATGATCCCACACCCGAGATTTCAAAATGTACGGGCGGCCGTGATTGGGGCCGCGCGGCTGCGGCCTGTTCGTCAAAGTCAAATCTGTGCGCTGCCATTGTTGCCGTCTTCTAAACGCCAGCTACGCTCGTGCTGATTGGCAGCCAGTCATCTCCTAGTATCATGCTTCCATACGGGTCAATGAGAATCCTCCAGAAGATTAAAACACTATTACATCGAGAAATGGGGGTAGGATTAGAGAGACAGAGCCATCATGAGAAATGAAGTATGCTTATGCTCTGGAACATGATGTAGTCTATCTTTCTGTAAGTTGGATGGTGATTTTTCCAGCCCGGTCGATTCCAATGATGGATGGTGACTCAAATGTCATGGCTTCAGATTATCCATGAGAAGTACCTTCGCGGGCAACCGTTTGCGTTTGCGTCTAGGTCTGGAGGTTCCCAATTCTGAAAATCGATGATCCCTCTGTTATCGGTCCTGCGCATTGGGACCTCCATCTAGATAGGCTCCAGTGATGCCACCCTATTTTGGCTGGCCAGATGGGCGGGTTCCCGCCCCTTTGCAGATCGTTTTTTTTGCGCTTTTCTCTGTCTGTGTACGCCCACAGATCTCTGTGGTTGCGGCCCTAGTGAATCTAGGCGCGATTGCCTGCCGCCGCATCTTCGGGGCGGTTGAACTCGCGCAATGGGAGGAGTTACTTGAGTGTGTTGCCCTACACTCCCCTTCCCTAGAGCCGGATGCACTTTCTTGGCACCTCGAGCCAAGCGGTAGATTTTCGACTAGATCTCTTTACCAGGCGATTGTTCCTACTCCTGGTCCAGTGGAGCTAGCGGTGCTTTGGGAAATCAAACTACCCTTGAAGATCCGTATATTTTTTTATGGCAATGAGTTAGAGGACGCCTCCCCTCAAACACTGAGGTCCGTAAGCGTAATGGACCTGGGGATGGTCTCTACACCATTTGTCTGGTACCGGAAgattgcaaccacatcttcttcCGGTGCCCGGCAGCTCAgttcttatgaagttgcttcCGGGAGGTGGTTGGGGGCACGTGGTGCCATGACAACCTCTCAGATTTGTTCGGGGAGGTCTTTAGGCTCCCCGGGTCTAAGCGCGCCCCTATTTGGGTCGCGCTAGGTACCCTTGCCTGGTCCCTTTGATGTACCCTCAATAAATTAGTCATCGAACGAGTGATTCCGTCTCGCGTGACTAATGTGATCTACAAAATGTGTGGCTTCTTGCAGTTCTGGAGACCACTTAGTAAGCGGAGCGACCGCGGCGTCATCGACAACATCATGGCAGGTCTTCGTGCCTCGGCAACGTCTTTTGCTCCTcctccaccgccaccacctcctcctcttgAGCCGGATTAGAGTCTCCTTTTAGCTTTATTTGGGGCTTGTCTTGCTGTGCCTCCAGTATGATTCTATGACTTATTGTACTTGACTTTGTGACTTTAGATGCTTGGTGATATGCTTTATAATATAAAATAGGGAAAACCCTTTTTCGTAACCTTTTTCCTATGATAAAGCAGGCCGCCAGGGGAAAGTATACTCGTCTGCTTGCAAAGACGCCTCGTCAGGCTTGATGATTCAAACCACCATGTGGATTGGCCAAAGTGAAGTTCTGAGATAGCGATATGCTATCTCTAAGAAcaactccaatggggcgacccatttcgGCGCGGACAGAAAAGGCGGCCCAACgtgccgacccaaacggacgtgCGTCCGTTTTTCGTCCGCGCGCGTCCCATTCCCGGTTCATTTTTGAGCCTAatttgcgtcggcgcggacacgCGACGGACGCGCGCGCGCTCGCGTACTCCTGTCTCCGGGCCCGCTCGTCTGTGGCACATTGGCCTCCCCTCCTCCCGGCCAACAAGCAACCCTCGCCCCCGCCTCCTCCGTCACCGACGCCGCCGCCCATTTTGCCGGCGACTCTTccagctgccgccgcctccaCATCCGTCCAGCAACGCCGCCCCTGCCCCCAGTCGCCCGCCACCACCGTTTTGCCACCGGGGAGCAAGCTGGTTCCCGCCGCCGCTTCCCCCACCGCCCAGCCGCCCGCGACCAAGAAGACGCCTCGCCGCCCCCACCACATATGACCGGCATGCTCGTCGGACGCCGTCACACTCGTTGGACGCCGGCCGGGCAGGTCTGTGCGCGCCGCGTCTCCCCTCGCCGGCCGTCTCCTTCTTCGATGCCCGCAAGTTGTTCGACAGTTTGCGAAGGTACGAAAATGGACTCCGCCGATGATTTCTTTTTCCACAATTTCCTTTGCGACTCCGAGGATTCGTCGTccgacgacgaggaggagataTTGGCTGCCGTGTTGGTCCATCACCACCTCAACAACCAGCGGCCGTTGTTCCGTGGCTCCATTCCGGGCCACCTTCCGGCGTTGAATCTAACCGGGGGAGCGGGCATTTCCTTCTCTGGAAGGACTACTTTGATACAACAAACCCGTTGTTCAAACATCACAAATTCCGCCGCCGGTTCCATATGAGTAGGCATGTTTTCAACCGTATTAGAGAGGGAGTGGTCGGCTATGATGACTACTTCGAATGCAAAGAGGATGTCGTCGGCAAGATTGGTTTCTCCTCTTATCAGAAATGCACTGCCGCCATCcgaatgcttgcatacggagtgcCCGATGATCTCATTGACGAGTACGTCCGTATGAGCGAGTCTACATGCCTAGAGTCCCTGTACAAGTTCTGCAAGGCTGTGATTGCTGTGTTTGGCCCTGAGTACTTGAGAGAGCTGACAGCTGAAGATACAGCCCGTTTTGGCGATGAATGCTAGCAGGGGCTTCTCGGGGATGCTTGGCAGCATAGACTgcatgcactgggagtggaagaactgcccttctgcttggcaagggcagtataagggacatgtcagggcttgcactgtcatactagaggccgtggcgtctcaagatctctggatctggcactctttctttggcatggctggatcacacaatgatatcaacgtgctttAGCGCTCGCCGGTGTTTGCTAGGCTTGCCGAAGGCAACAGCCCATCGGTGAACTTTACTGTCAACAGCCACAACTACGACAAAGGGTACTATTTGGGTGACGGTATCTATCCTCAGTGGACCACTATTGTAAAGACAATACCCAACCCTGTCGGAGAGAAAAGGAAAAGATTTGCCCAAGAGCAAGAGTGTGCTAGAAAGGATGTCGAGCGTGCCTTTGGTgttttgcaatctcgatggggcatcgttcggtatcctgctaatacttggagcacgcagaaactatgagaggtgatgactgcttgtgtgatcatgcacaatatgatTGTAGAAGATGAGCGCCCGGAACGTCTGTACGATCAAGGCTTTCAGTTTCAGGGTGAGAATGTTGTGCCTAAGCATGGAGTAGCGGCAACATTTGAGCAGTTCACTCAGTTTCATGAAGACATGCGTGATTGGGAAACTCACGTGCAACTACAAAATGATTTGATTGAGCATATGTGGACTCAtattggcaaccaatagatgtatcttTTTTTATTCGTTTGCAAAACTATATgaaacatttttatttttatttcgcCTGTAAACTATACTGTTTATTTGGGCAGACTATTTTGTTTGTTAAATTTTCATTTCACAATATGTTGAATGCAATGCAAAATTGGGCGGCTAGCCGGCCACGCCTGCACATATGGATCGGCGCGTTGGGCGCGCTGCCGACCTATATGAAAAATAGGGCGGACGCCGGGCgggcggccgacccaaacggacaaaaaacAGACGAAATCACCGTTCGTTTGGGtcggcccgttggagttgctctaacgTCTACGGGAGGACGTATTCAGTGCAAGGGAACAATCTGTGCACCAGTGCTATTTTGGGACCACTCGGAGCCAGGCTAGGCACACGCCGCATGCCAACCCTGCAGATGCACAACGTTTTCTTTGGCGACGCCCCGGTCGATGCCGAATTCACTCTTTTGACCCTTTTTTCTAAACTTattagactagccacaatggagagtaacatatactagtaacatacacatattcctagactatgttactattTTCATAGTGGATAATAACTTCAGTGTGATAACATGTAAagattcatttattaggttatagactcatattgtattgggacatgtgatgttacagtaactagctaagttactatAACTACCTCTCacctcattaactcattgccacataagcaaatttactGAGTTGGACACGATGTCACTGCTGAAGTTACTTCCACTGTGGCTAATCTTAAGAACGATTTGGCCCTGATTGAACAAAAAATCATAGTCTGAATATTTTCCTATCATCGCTGTCCTTGACCATAGGGTTACATACTCTATCTAGAAATCAATGGCTAGAACTTAACTGCACCATCATGATCTCTTCGACATGAAAAATACACTACCCGCAAGGACTTTGGCGATAGGATGTACTCCCTTTGTTTTTTAGTTTGTATATAAAGTTTGGTCAAAATCAAGTTTTATaaagtttgactaactttatattaaaaaatatgaaCATTCACAATGTGAAATCAGTATAATCAGATGCATCATAAAGTGtattttcatactatatagttttagtattATAGATGTTTATATTTTTTGAAATAAATGTAGTCAAACTTCGTGTAGTTTAACTTTGATCAAATTTTCTATGTGAAGTAAAAAGAGATGGAGGAAGTATACGCCAGGTTTGGCAGCACgacatgcacgcatgcatgcattgtATTTGAGTACATTTATTATTGTTTGATTAGACCACTCCAGCAACTTTTCACTAGCCAGCGTAGTTAATGCCCAGTGGCGTGTGTGCGTGAGTCCAAAGAAAAAGGACAAAGGCACGGAGTAATAGTATGCATCCGCGTGGAGAGAGAAAGGGAGAGCTAGCGAGTGCATTTTCATGTGTGGTGTGCATGTCACCAACGCCATGCTAGGGGCAACCATAGACTGACTT belongs to Triticum urartu cultivar G1812 chromosome 7, Tu2.1, whole genome shotgun sequence and includes:
- the LOC125525949 gene encoding uncharacterized protein LOC125525949 isoform X1 translates to MGKKRKHEHNGNTSITRDETPLEGSSVALPSSICDVLIQFKDIIQVKVNTDERVQSLEKKVKKLQEKVKRNKSEEVHTKERINKQIKEDLKTELISEFKEAFKRAKEELKLEFGQDIQKLEETVENKSKQYFSVFKEDFKKELEEVKEEPESGIQKQMQKEVYAKVHPCNESRSLSLGDRRWWNRGCGRQQRTTFRASGWRNLGKQQRTASWATSGTSRRAIGGRQDRRRRDDVCSWRKQANRRRVSDRWDSGTLDRYVNKQLAGLVGWIFIAV
- the LOC125525949 gene encoding uncharacterized protein LOC125525949 isoform X2, which encodes MGKKRKHEHNGNTSITRDETPLEGSSVALPSSICDVLIQFKDIIQVKVNTDERVQSLEKKVKKLQEKVKRNKSEEVHTKERINKQIKEDLKTELISEFKEAFKRAKEELKLEFGQDIQKLEETVENKSKQYFSVFKEDFKKELEEVKEEPESGIQKQMQKEVYAKVHPCNESRSLRSGRSNFETYQVQG